In Candidatus Eremiobacterota bacterium, a single genomic region encodes these proteins:
- a CDS encoding cache domain-containing protein: MKLGLRSKLVGTLVGAIVISSAISAVAARNTMATDLNKLAEQQVQSGSTGFAGYWDGKRDLVKLMVGQAAINDVIRRGTATHAKNLEGTLTGIAHQGGLSFLTIVDAKGIVVARSTGGRAGVPLASPFVKRALAGETVSTAATLPHDELVPELLEPQIESTTAGREGLVEGLGIISAVPISDANERTIGAVYGGIVVDHYYDIVDSAAHALGGKAAVIFENELISSSITRPDGTRLVDDAASAKVKDVSSAFYGVDNEGGVDYLVRVEPIYNDQLKVVALRWFGVPLATFTGVQAHTMISLLLWGLVGIVIGLGIAVPVVERIGRQLAARSRQVRESAQELSVVIVGSEVSGDHVAQTRAAVERQGELLMQAATSAPSAKLDANVLTATGVSEKILAASALNAEILGDVVVIDTLATEMASRTQQAVARVGELNEVAAGLDELVSGSK; the protein is encoded by the coding sequence ATGAAGCTCGGTCTTCGAAGCAAACTCGTCGGCACGCTCGTCGGCGCGATCGTGATCTCGTCGGCGATCAGCGCGGTCGCGGCGCGCAACACGATGGCGACCGACCTCAACAAGCTCGCAGAGCAGCAAGTGCAGAGCGGCTCGACCGGCTTCGCCGGATACTGGGACGGCAAGCGCGATCTCGTCAAGCTGATGGTCGGACAAGCCGCCATCAACGACGTGATCCGGCGCGGCACCGCGACGCACGCGAAGAACCTCGAAGGAACGCTGACCGGGATCGCGCACCAAGGCGGCCTCTCGTTCCTCACCATCGTCGATGCCAAAGGGATCGTGGTCGCGCGCTCGACCGGCGGGCGCGCGGGCGTTCCGCTCGCCTCGCCGTTCGTGAAGCGCGCGCTCGCCGGCGAGACGGTGAGCACGGCGGCGACGCTCCCGCACGACGAGCTCGTCCCCGAATTGTTGGAGCCGCAGATCGAGTCGACCACCGCCGGCCGCGAAGGACTGGTCGAAGGGCTCGGCATCATCTCCGCGGTCCCGATCTCGGACGCCAACGAGCGCACGATCGGCGCCGTCTACGGCGGGATCGTCGTCGACCACTACTACGACATCGTCGACTCCGCGGCGCACGCGCTCGGCGGCAAGGCGGCGGTGATCTTCGAGAACGAGCTGATCTCCAGCTCGATCACGCGGCCCGACGGGACGCGGCTCGTCGACGACGCGGCCTCGGCGAAGGTCAAGGACGTCAGCTCGGCGTTCTACGGCGTCGACAACGAAGGCGGCGTCGACTACCTGGTGCGCGTCGAGCCGATCTACAACGATCAGCTCAAGGTCGTCGCGCTGCGCTGGTTCGGCGTCCCGCTCGCCACGTTCACCGGGGTGCAGGCGCACACCATGATATCGTTGCTGCTGTGGGGTCTGGTCGGGATCGTCATCGGCCTCGGGATCGCGGTCCCGGTCGTCGAGCGGATCGGCCGCCAGCTCGCGGCGCGCAGCCGCCAGGTGCGCGAGTCGGCGCAAGAGCTCTCGGTCGTCATCGTCGGCAGCGAGGTCTCAGGCGATCACGTCGCGCAGACGCGCGCGGCGGTGGAGCGCCAGGGCGAGCTGCTGATGCAGGCCGCCACGAGCGCCCCGTCCGCGAAGCTCGATGCGAACGTGCTGACCGCGACCGGCGTCTCCGAGAAGATTCTCGCCGCCTCGGCGCTCAACGCGGAGATCCTCGGCGACGTCGTCGTCATCGACACGCTGGCGACCGAGATGGCCTCGCGCACTCAGCAGGCCGTCGCGCGCGTCGGCGAGCTGAACGAAGTCGCCGCCGGCCTCGACGAGCTGGTGAGCGGATCGAAATGA
- a CDS encoding DUF3343 domain-containing protein: MADVILFFSSNADTMIATKALKDGGVSAKMIPKPSHVNATANLALSVDGTAESAAIAVLGKANVALGGVVK; this comes from the coding sequence ATGGCTGACGTCATCCTGTTCTTTTCGTCGAACGCCGACACGATGATCGCCACCAAGGCGCTCAAGGACGGTGGCGTCTCGGCGAAGATGATCCCCAAGCCGTCGCACGTCAATGCGACGGCCAACCTCGCGCTGAGCGTCGACGGCACCGCCGAGTCGGCAGCGATCGCCGTCCTCGGCAAAGCGAACGTCGCGCTCGGCGGCGTCGTGAAGTAA
- a CDS encoding biotin--[acetyl-CoA-carboxylase] ligase, translated as MPDDDAPLATLNAARVREALAGTRFGGVRAVRETASTNDDAAALLGDPRAAGATLVAEFQTAGRGRKAGRSWIAPPGSALLFTTILPEPVASAALWAVPFWTALAVADGVEAACGVRLDLRWPNDLDLGARKAGGILCLSRVLGTEAFAACGVGLNVRRPEAAAAAAIEPPPAYLSDRAPRVEREVVLAGILGAMDGLLDVLARPADVGRAWEERAALRGQPYRLRLDADGSILEGPALRLDHEGGLVIASGGRERAVHLADARVLTETS; from the coding sequence GTGCCGGACGATGACGCACCTCTCGCGACGCTGAACGCGGCGCGCGTGCGCGAGGCGCTCGCCGGAACGCGCTTCGGCGGCGTGCGCGCGGTGCGCGAGACGGCGAGCACCAACGACGACGCGGCCGCGCTGCTCGGCGATCCGCGCGCGGCGGGTGCGACGCTGGTCGCCGAGTTTCAAACGGCCGGCCGCGGGCGGAAGGCCGGCCGGAGCTGGATCGCGCCGCCCGGCAGCGCGCTGCTCTTCACCACCATCCTCCCCGAGCCGGTCGCGAGCGCGGCGCTGTGGGCCGTGCCGTTCTGGACCGCGCTGGCCGTCGCCGACGGCGTGGAGGCCGCGTGCGGGGTCCGGCTCGACCTCCGCTGGCCGAACGACCTCGACCTTGGCGCGCGCAAGGCGGGCGGCATCCTCTGCCTCTCGCGCGTGCTGGGGACCGAGGCATTCGCGGCTTGCGGGGTCGGCCTCAACGTGCGCCGGCCGGAAGCGGCAGCCGCGGCTGCGATCGAGCCGCCGCCGGCGTATCTCTCCGACCGCGCGCCGCGGGTCGAGCGCGAGGTGGTGCTGGCCGGGATCCTCGGCGCGATGGACGGGCTGCTCGACGTTCTCGCTCGGCCGGCCGACGTCGGCCGCGCGTGGGAAGAGCGCGCCGCGCTGCGCGGGCAACCGTACCGCCTGCGGCTCGACGCCGACGGCTCGATCCTCGAAGGACCCGCGCTCCGGCTCGACCACGAAGGCGGGCTGGTGATCGCGTCCGGCGGCCGCGAGCGCGCCGTCCACCTGGCCGACGCGCGCGTGCTGACCGAGACTAGCTGA
- the ndk gene encoding nucleoside-diphosphate kinase, with product MAVERTLILAKADAVVRGLVGEVLARFERRGYVILGLKMLRVSDAQAKEHYAEHEGKPFFQGLVDYITATPIVAFVIEGEDAIEGCRSTIGATNPIKANPGTIRGDYGQTIGRNLVHGSDSAASAQREVKIFFCDDELFPRAHVLGEWIAAK from the coding sequence ATGGCAGTCGAACGGACCTTGATCCTCGCCAAAGCCGACGCGGTCGTCCGCGGCTTGGTCGGTGAGGTTCTCGCGCGCTTCGAGCGGCGCGGTTACGTCATCCTCGGGCTGAAGATGCTGCGCGTGAGCGACGCGCAGGCGAAAGAGCACTACGCCGAGCACGAAGGCAAACCGTTCTTCCAAGGACTCGTCGACTACATCACCGCGACGCCGATCGTCGCGTTCGTGATCGAGGGCGAGGACGCGATCGAAGGCTGCCGCAGCACGATCGGCGCCACCAACCCGATCAAGGCGAATCCCGGGACGATTCGCGGCGACTACGGTCAGACGATCGGGCGGAACCTCGTGCACGGTTCCGACTCCGCCGCGTCGGCGCAGCGCGAGGTGAAGATATTCTTCTGCGACGACGAGCTGTTCCCGCGCGCGCACGTGCTCGGCGAGTGGATCGCGGCCAAGTGA